AGCTTACTATTTTATTCTTCATGACAACTCCTATTTGCCCGTCTCATTCATGAGTTCCACAATCTTGTTCTGACTGCCGACCAGGACAATGATATCTCCCTCATGAATAACGTCGTTAGCTCCAGGAAGATCATTTACCCGCATCTTAAAATGGATATCTCCCTGCTCAGAAACAATCGATTCCTTATATTTGATAGCCACCACATTTACCTTTCTTTTAGTAGGTAAGGCAAGTTCCTGCAGGGTCTTGCCAAACCACTCTTCAGGAGCTTCCAGTTCCACCAGGCTGTGTCCGCTATACAGATCAACATAGTTTCTAATAGTTCGAGATAAAAGAGAA
This sequence is a window from Candidatus Stygibacter australis. Protein-coding genes within it:
- a CDS encoding TrkA C-terminal domain-containing protein; the protein is SLLSRTIRNYVDLYSGHSLVELEAPEEWFGKTLQELALPTKRKVNVVAIKYKESIVSEQGDIHFKMRVNDLPGANDVIHEGDIIVLVGSQNKIVELMNETGK